A genomic segment from Janthinobacterium sp. 64 encodes:
- the flgJ gene encoding flagellar assembly peptidoglycan hydrolase FlgJ — protein sequence MISQTDLSNTAAYDVKGMDGLRQSAKAKDPAALKEAATQFEAMFINMMMKSMREASPQDGIMDSQQSKMYTSMLDQQTSQNLAKRGTGLADVLIRQLSSSNQALAADGAEAPSPRSSSMAQALAAFRQQQGALTDGAGSASATGKTLSEKANATQAPHVRAFQEKLGVHAEEASRATGIPAKFMLGQAALETGWGKREIIARDGSSSHNLFGIKASSDWKGKVTEAVTTEYVNGKAQRKVEKFRAYDSYADSFKDYAQLITNNKRYEKVLASAGDASTFAHGLQKAGYATDPNYAAKLTKIIKHSLVG from the coding sequence ATGATCAGCCAAACCGACCTCAGCAATACCGCCGCCTACGACGTCAAGGGCATGGATGGCTTGCGCCAGTCCGCCAAGGCGAAGGACCCTGCCGCCCTGAAAGAGGCGGCCACGCAATTTGAAGCCATGTTCATCAACATGATGATGAAAAGCATGCGTGAAGCTTCGCCGCAGGACGGCATCATGGATAGCCAGCAAAGCAAGATGTATACCTCGATGCTGGACCAGCAGACGAGCCAGAACCTGGCCAAGCGGGGCACGGGCCTGGCGGACGTGCTGATCCGCCAGCTATCGTCGTCGAACCAGGCGCTGGCCGCCGATGGCGCCGAAGCGCCGTCGCCCCGCTCGTCGAGCATGGCGCAGGCGCTGGCCGCGTTCCGCCAGCAGCAGGGCGCCCTGACCGACGGTGCCGGCAGTGCCAGCGCCACCGGCAAGACCCTGAGCGAGAAGGCCAACGCCACGCAGGCGCCGCATGTGCGCGCCTTCCAGGAAAAACTCGGCGTGCATGCGGAAGAAGCGAGCCGCGCCACCGGCATCCCGGCCAAGTTCATGCTGGGCCAGGCGGCGCTGGAAACGGGCTGGGGCAAGCGCGAAATCATCGCCCGCGACGGCAGCAGCAGCCACAACCTGTTCGGCATCAAGGCGTCCAGCGACTGGAAGGGCAAGGTCACGGAAGCCGTCACGACGGAATACGTGAATGGCAAGGCGCAGCGCAAGGTGGAAAAATTCCGCGCCTACGATAGTTACGCGGACAGCTTCAAGGATTATGCGCAGTTAATTACCAACAACAAGCGCTACGAGAAAGTGCTGGCCAGCGCGGGCGACGCCAGCACGTTTGCCCACGGCTTGCAAAAGGCCGGCTACGCGACGGATCCGAATTACGCTGCCAAATTGACAAAAATCATCAAGCATTCGCTGGTCGGCTAA